The proteins below are encoded in one region of Streptomyces ficellus:
- a CDS encoding M4 family metallopeptidase → MRPTPSRRATATGALIAAAAMLAVGVQTGAATAADPGTTAPKAQTAGKADPGALPADLSPAQRTALIRAADAGKAQTARELGLGAQEKLAVRDVVQDRDGTTHTRYERTYAGLPVLGGDLVVSETKAGKTRSVSKATRAELKGVDTTADIAPAAAEKQALSAARAEGSKATDAERAPRKVVWLAQGKPVLAYETVVGGLQHDGTPNELHVVTDAGTGAKLFEWQAVHTGTGNTQYSGQVTLGTAPSYTLTDTGRGNHKTYNLNRGTSGTGTLFSGPDDTWGDGTPQNAETAGADAHFGAGVTWDYFKNVHGRSGIKGDGVGAYSRVHYGNNYVNAFWTDSCFCMTYGDGAGNAKPLTSIDVAAHEMTHGITSSTAKLVYSGESGGLNEATSDIFAAAVEFHANNGQDKGDYLVGEKIDIRGNGTPLRYMDKPSKDGSSKDAWYSGIGGIDVHYSSGPANHWFYLLSEGSGAKTINDVSYDSPTSDGLPVTGIGRDKAALIWYKALTTKFTSTTNYAAARTGTVAVATELYGANSPEVKAVEHAWAGINVGSRPGGGDPGTGKVFENTADVAIPDNGAAVTSAVNVTGVTGNAPSALKVDVDIVHTWRGDLVVDLVAPDGSVYNLKPFSSSDSADNVKATYTVNASSEVANGSWKLRVQDRARQDTGYINGFKLTFP, encoded by the coding sequence GTGAGACCCACGCCCAGCCGTCGCGCCACCGCGACCGGTGCCCTGATCGCCGCCGCCGCCATGCTCGCCGTCGGCGTGCAGACCGGTGCCGCCACCGCCGCCGACCCCGGCACCACCGCCCCGAAGGCGCAGACGGCCGGCAAGGCCGACCCCGGCGCCCTGCCCGCCGACCTCTCCCCCGCGCAGCGCACCGCGCTGATACGCGCCGCCGACGCCGGCAAGGCGCAGACGGCCAGGGAACTCGGCCTCGGCGCCCAGGAGAAGCTCGCCGTCCGCGACGTCGTCCAGGACCGCGACGGCACCACCCACACGCGCTACGAGCGCACCTACGCCGGACTCCCCGTCCTCGGCGGCGACCTCGTCGTGTCCGAGACGAAGGCCGGGAAGACCCGGTCGGTCAGCAAGGCGACCCGCGCCGAGCTCAAGGGTGTGGACACCACCGCGGACATCGCCCCCGCCGCGGCCGAGAAGCAGGCGCTGAGCGCCGCCCGCGCCGAGGGCTCGAAGGCCACCGACGCCGAGCGCGCCCCGCGCAAGGTGGTCTGGCTCGCCCAGGGCAAGCCGGTCCTCGCCTACGAGACCGTCGTCGGCGGCCTCCAGCACGACGGCACCCCCAACGAGCTGCACGTCGTCACCGACGCCGGCACGGGCGCCAAGCTCTTCGAGTGGCAGGCCGTCCACACCGGCACGGGCAACACCCAGTACAGCGGCCAGGTCACGCTGGGCACCGCGCCCTCGTACACCCTGACCGACACAGGCCGCGGCAACCACAAGACGTACAACCTCAACCGCGGCACCTCCGGCACCGGGACGCTGTTCTCCGGGCCCGACGACACGTGGGGCGACGGCACCCCGCAGAACGCCGAGACGGCCGGCGCGGACGCCCACTTCGGCGCCGGGGTCACCTGGGACTACTTCAAGAACGTGCACGGCCGGTCCGGCATCAAGGGCGACGGCGTCGGCGCGTACTCCCGCGTCCACTACGGCAACAACTACGTCAACGCCTTCTGGACCGACAGCTGCTTCTGCATGACGTACGGCGACGGCGCGGGCAACGCCAAGCCGCTGACGTCCATCGACGTGGCCGCCCACGAGATGACCCACGGCATCACCTCCTCGACCGCCAAGCTGGTCTACAGCGGCGAGTCGGGCGGCCTCAACGAGGCGACCTCCGACATCTTCGCCGCCGCGGTCGAGTTCCACGCCAACAACGGCCAGGACAAGGGCGACTACCTCGTCGGCGAGAAGATCGACATCCGGGGCAACGGCACGCCGCTGCGCTACATGGACAAGCCGAGCAAGGACGGCTCGTCGAAGGACGCCTGGTACTCCGGCATCGGCGGCATCGACGTCCACTACTCCTCGGGCCCGGCGAACCACTGGTTCTACCTGCTCTCCGAGGGCAGCGGCGCCAAGACCATCAACGACGTCAGCTACGACTCGCCGACCTCCGACGGCCTGCCCGTCACCGGTATCGGCCGGGACAAGGCCGCGCTGATCTGGTACAAGGCGCTCACCACCAAGTTCACCTCGACGACCAACTACGCGGCCGCCCGTACCGGCACCGTCGCGGTCGCCACCGAGCTGTACGGCGCGAACAGCCCCGAGGTGAAGGCCGTCGAGCACGCCTGGGCGGGCATCAACGTCGGGTCCCGTCCCGGCGGCGGCGACCCGGGCACCGGCAAGGTCTTCGAGAACACCGCGGACGTCGCCATCCCGGACAACGGCGCGGCCGTCACCTCCGCGGTGAACGTCACCGGCGTCACCGGCAACGCCCCCTCCGCCCTGAAGGTCGACGTCGACATCGTCCACACCTGGCGCGGTGACCTGGTCGTCGACCTGGTGGCGCCGGACGGCTCCGTCTACAACCTGAAGCCGTTCAGCTCCTCCGACTCGGCCGACAACGTCAAGGCCACCTACACGGTCAACGCCTCCAGCGAGGTCGCCAACGGCAGCTGGAAGCTGCGGGTGCAGGACCGGGCCCGGCAGGACACCGGCTACATCAACGGGTTCAAGCTGACCTTCCCGTAA
- a CDS encoding ABC transporter permease has product MNSTVLKTEARLFAREPGSLFWVLVSPALLLVILGLIPSFREPSDDLGGLRVIDLYVPISVLFALIMSGLQAMPPVLTGYRERGILRRMSTTPVRPSALLTAQLTVHGAVALLSAGAVIAVGRTAFGVRLPQQPAGYLVALLLAVAVALALGATVCAVSRTQKVATAVGSAVFFPTMFTAGVWVPVQVMPDTLRSIVHLTPFGAASEALDNAAAGGWPGWTHLGVLALWTALLTWAAARWFRWE; this is encoded by the coding sequence ATGAACAGCACCGTCCTGAAGACCGAGGCGCGCCTCTTCGCCCGCGAACCCGGCTCCCTGTTCTGGGTGCTCGTCTCCCCGGCCCTCCTCCTGGTGATCCTCGGGCTCATCCCCTCCTTCCGGGAACCGTCCGACGACCTCGGCGGCCTCCGCGTCATCGACCTGTACGTACCGATCTCCGTGCTCTTCGCCCTGATCATGTCCGGACTCCAGGCCATGCCCCCGGTCCTCACCGGCTACCGCGAGCGCGGCATCCTGCGCCGCATGTCCACCACCCCCGTCCGGCCGTCCGCCCTCCTCACCGCCCAGCTGACCGTCCACGGCGCCGTGGCGCTGCTGTCCGCCGGCGCGGTGATCGCCGTCGGCCGGACCGCCTTCGGCGTACGCCTCCCGCAGCAGCCCGCCGGATACCTCGTGGCGCTGCTCCTCGCCGTGGCGGTCGCCCTCGCCCTCGGCGCCACCGTGTGTGCCGTCTCCCGCACCCAGAAGGTCGCCACGGCCGTCGGCTCGGCCGTGTTCTTCCCCACGATGTTCACCGCCGGCGTCTGGGTGCCCGTCCAGGTCATGCCGGACACCCTGCGGAGCATCGTCCACCTCACCCCGTTCGGCGCCGCGTCCGAGGCACTGGACAACGCGGCGGCGGGCGGCTGGCCCGGCTGGACCCACCTGGGCGTGCTGGCCCTGTGGACCGCGCTGCTGACCTGGGCGGCGGCCCGCTGGTTCCGCTGGGAGTGA
- a CDS encoding flavodoxin family protein, whose product MTTETAAPGTDRSFLFVLGSSRADGNSEILARAAAEQLPAGIPQRWVDLSGLVLPDFEDGRHDTGTWTAGETEEDLRRATLAATDVVLVSPLYWYTVSAQTKRYLDYWSGWLTAPGSDFKERMAGRTLWGVTVMAHEEEVVADGMLTTLNNSAAYMGMRFGGVLFGNGSRPGQVRGDEAALLRAKTFFDREAPLARFPYEAAAAL is encoded by the coding sequence ATGACCACCGAGACGGCAGCACCCGGCACCGACCGCTCGTTCCTCTTCGTCCTCGGCAGTTCCCGCGCCGACGGCAACTCCGAGATCCTGGCGCGGGCCGCCGCCGAGCAGTTGCCGGCCGGCATACCGCAGCGCTGGGTGGACCTGTCGGGGCTGGTGCTGCCCGACTTCGAGGACGGGCGGCACGACACGGGCACCTGGACGGCCGGGGAGACCGAGGAGGACCTGCGGCGCGCGACCCTGGCGGCCACCGACGTCGTCCTCGTCTCGCCGCTGTACTGGTACACGGTCTCGGCGCAGACCAAGCGCTACCTGGACTACTGGTCGGGCTGGCTGACCGCGCCGGGTTCGGACTTCAAGGAGCGGATGGCGGGCCGCACCCTGTGGGGCGTGACGGTGATGGCGCACGAGGAGGAGGTCGTGGCCGACGGCATGCTGACGACCCTCAACAACTCGGCGGCGTACATGGGGATGCGCTTCGGCGGCGTGCTGTTCGGCAACGGTTCGCGGCCCGGTCAGGTGCGGGGCGACGAGGCGGCGCTGCTGCGCGCCAAGACCTTCTTCGACCGTGAGGCACCGCTCGCGCGCTTCCCGTACGAGGCGGCGGCGGCGCTGTAG
- a CDS encoding ABC transporter ATP-binding protein, translating into MPKPDATTKDRSTVRVLLRLWPYVRPVRARIGTAAVVAVVASCLGLVIPLVLKWIVDGPVARREPGGVWFGALVVLALGVAEAVLFGLRRWLVARPLAGVEAAMRAGLYRHLQRLPVAFHDRWASGQLLSRATTDLSLIRMFLAFPLTFLFVNGVTVVVGCGVLLVQDWTLGLVLLLPVAPLIVVCSLFESRYSLVARRAQDQVGDLTTVVEESVLGIRIIKGFGRHRSQAEAFGGLAERLRGTELGKARLLAGIWAVITIVPELAIGAALVLGTVQVADGALSAGTLVAFLSTALALRWPVESIGFLLAMSQEAATSVERYFEVMDEAEEDDGGSRAVPPVPASGPGGLRFENVSFRYPDAPEGAPPVLDGVDLVVRPGETMALVGATGSGKTTLTALVPRLHEVTGGRVLLDGVDVAAMPRERLRELVSVAFEEPTLFSASVGENVLMGAGPGGAGGPELGRALEVAQAGFVRDLPHGTGTQVGEQGLSLSGGQRQRLALARAVVGRPRFLVLDDPLSALDVHTEALVEAALREVLRDTTALVVAHRPSTVMLADRVALLSGGRVTAVGTHQELLRDSREYAWLMSGAGTTGGAE; encoded by the coding sequence ATGCCGAAACCGGATGCAACGACCAAGGACCGCTCGACTGTTCGCGTGCTGCTGCGCCTGTGGCCGTACGTGCGCCCCGTGCGGGCGCGGATCGGGACGGCGGCGGTGGTCGCCGTCGTGGCGTCCTGCCTGGGACTGGTCATCCCCCTCGTGCTGAAGTGGATCGTCGACGGCCCGGTGGCCCGCCGGGAGCCGGGCGGGGTGTGGTTCGGGGCGCTGGTGGTGCTGGCGCTCGGGGTCGCGGAGGCGGTGCTGTTCGGCCTGCGGCGGTGGCTGGTGGCGCGGCCGCTGGCCGGGGTCGAGGCCGCGATGCGCGCCGGCCTGTACCGGCACCTCCAGCGGCTGCCGGTGGCGTTCCACGACCGGTGGGCGTCGGGCCAGTTGCTGTCGCGGGCGACGACGGACCTGTCGCTGATCCGCATGTTCCTGGCGTTCCCGCTGACGTTCCTGTTCGTCAACGGGGTGACGGTGGTGGTGGGCTGCGGGGTCCTGCTGGTGCAGGACTGGACGCTGGGCCTGGTGCTGCTGCTGCCGGTGGCGCCGCTGATCGTGGTGTGCTCGCTGTTCGAGTCGCGGTACTCGCTGGTGGCGCGGCGGGCCCAGGACCAGGTCGGTGATCTGACGACGGTCGTCGAGGAGAGCGTCCTCGGCATCCGGATCATCAAGGGGTTCGGCCGGCACCGGAGCCAGGCGGAGGCGTTCGGTGGTCTGGCGGAGCGGCTGCGGGGCACGGAGCTGGGCAAGGCGCGGCTGCTGGCGGGCATCTGGGCGGTGATCACGATCGTGCCCGAACTGGCCATCGGGGCCGCGCTGGTGCTGGGCACCGTCCAGGTGGCGGACGGGGCGCTGTCCGCCGGGACGCTGGTGGCGTTCCTGTCGACGGCGCTGGCGCTGCGCTGGCCGGTCGAGTCGATCGGGTTCCTGCTGGCGATGAGCCAGGAGGCGGCGACGTCGGTGGAGCGGTACTTCGAGGTGATGGACGAGGCGGAGGAGGACGACGGGGGCTCCCGTGCCGTGCCGCCCGTCCCCGCGTCCGGGCCCGGCGGGCTGCGGTTCGAGAACGTCTCGTTCCGCTATCCGGACGCGCCGGAGGGCGCGCCGCCGGTCCTGGACGGGGTCGACCTGGTCGTCCGGCCCGGCGAGACCATGGCGCTGGTCGGTGCCACCGGTTCGGGCAAGACGACCCTGACGGCCCTGGTGCCACGGCTGCACGAGGTGACGGGCGGGCGCGTCCTGCTGGACGGGGTCGACGTGGCGGCCATGCCCCGGGAGCGGCTGCGGGAGCTGGTGTCGGTGGCGTTCGAGGAGCCCACCCTGTTCTCGGCGAGCGTCGGCGAGAACGTGCTGATGGGCGCCGGGCCCGGCGGCGCGGGCGGGCCCGAGCTGGGGCGGGCGCTGGAGGTGGCCCAGGCCGGGTTCGTCCGGGACCTGCCGCACGGCACCGGCACGCAGGTCGGCGAGCAGGGGCTGAGCCTGTCGGGCGGTCAGCGGCAGCGGCTGGCCCTGGCCCGGGCGGTGGTGGGCCGACCGCGGTTCCTGGTGCTGGACGACCCGCTGTCGGCGCTGGACGTCCACACGGAGGCGCTGGTCGAGGCCGCGCTGCGGGAGGTGCTGCGCGACACCACCGCCCTGGTCGTCGCCCACCGCCCCTCCACGGTCATGCTGGCCGACCGCGTCGCCCTCCTCTCGGGCGGCCGCGTCACGGCGGTCGGCACGCACCAGGAACTGCTGCGGGACAGCCGGGAGTACGCCTGGCTGATGTCGGGCGCCGGGACGACGGGTGGTGCGGAATGA
- a CDS encoding response regulator: MADPARTITLLIVDDHPVVRDGLRGMFATEPGFQVLGEAPDGVRGVESALRLDPDVVLMDLRMPGGGGVDAIRELTRRGARAKVLVLTTYDTDSDTIPAIEAGATGYLLKDAPREDLFTAVRAAADGRTVLSPAVATRLVGAVRSPAAPGGPGEALSAREREVIALVARGTSNRRIAAELFISEATVKTHLTHIYAKLDVADRAAAVAVAYERGILGRGDG, encoded by the coding sequence ATGGCTGACCCGGCACGCACCATCACGCTCCTGATCGTCGACGACCACCCCGTCGTACGCGACGGCCTGCGCGGCATGTTCGCCACCGAACCCGGCTTCCAGGTCCTCGGCGAGGCCCCGGACGGAGTACGGGGCGTGGAGAGCGCGCTGCGCCTGGACCCCGACGTCGTCCTGATGGACCTGCGCATGCCCGGCGGCGGCGGCGTGGACGCCATCCGCGAACTGACCCGCCGCGGCGCCCGCGCCAAGGTCCTCGTCCTCACCACGTACGACACCGACTCCGACACCATCCCCGCGATCGAGGCGGGCGCCACCGGCTACCTCCTCAAGGACGCCCCGCGCGAGGACCTGTTCACCGCCGTACGGGCCGCCGCCGACGGCCGCACCGTGCTCTCGCCCGCCGTCGCGACCCGGCTCGTCGGCGCCGTCCGCTCCCCGGCCGCACCGGGAGGCCCCGGCGAGGCGCTCTCCGCCCGCGAACGCGAGGTCATCGCCCTCGTCGCCCGCGGCACGTCCAACCGCCGCATCGCGGCCGAGCTGTTCATCAGTGAGGCGACCGTCAAGACCCACCTCACCCACATCTACGCCAAACTGGACGTGGCCGACCGCGCCGCCGCCGTCGCCGTCGCCTACGAACGCGGCATCCTCGGCCGCGGCGACGGCTGA
- a CDS encoding ABC transporter ATP-binding protein, with product MTKTPMMEVTGLRKAYGGRTAVADVSFTVAEGEVFGILGPNGAGKTTTVECVEGLRTPDAGTVRVAGLDPVTHHDEVTRVLGAQLQQSELQPKITVREALELYASFHERPADWRVLAERLGLAEGRVLTTRFAKLSGGQKQRLSIALALIGDPRAVVLDELTTGLDPRARRETWELIEDVRDSGVTVLLVTHFMEEAQRLCDRVAVIDQGRVAALDTPAGLIRRATVSTVISFTPSAPLDDRELAALPGAVSVRTADDGGIAIEGTDETVNAVVSLLARHRITARRLRVTEATLDDAYLALTNGADR from the coding sequence ATGACGAAGACCCCCATGATGGAAGTGACCGGGCTGCGCAAGGCCTACGGCGGCAGGACGGCCGTCGCGGACGTGTCCTTCACCGTCGCCGAGGGCGAGGTGTTCGGCATCCTCGGCCCCAACGGCGCGGGCAAGACCACGACCGTCGAGTGCGTCGAAGGGCTCAGGACGCCCGACGCCGGCACCGTACGCGTCGCGGGCCTGGACCCCGTCACCCACCACGACGAGGTCACCCGCGTCCTGGGCGCCCAGCTCCAGCAGAGCGAGCTCCAGCCGAAGATCACCGTCCGTGAGGCGCTGGAACTGTACGCCTCGTTCCACGAACGCCCCGCCGACTGGCGAGTTCTCGCCGAACGGCTGGGCCTCGCCGAAGGGCGCGTCCTCACCACCCGGTTCGCCAAGCTGTCCGGCGGCCAGAAACAGCGGCTGTCCATCGCCCTCGCGCTGATCGGCGACCCGCGCGCGGTCGTCCTCGACGAGCTGACCACCGGCCTGGACCCGCGCGCCCGCCGCGAGACGTGGGAGCTGATCGAGGACGTACGCGACAGCGGTGTCACGGTCCTGCTCGTCACCCACTTCATGGAGGAGGCCCAGCGGCTCTGCGACCGCGTCGCCGTCATCGACCAGGGGCGCGTCGCCGCGCTCGACACCCCCGCCGGGCTGATCCGCCGCGCCACCGTCTCCACCGTCATCTCCTTCACCCCCTCCGCCCCGCTCGACGACCGCGAACTGGCCGCCCTGCCCGGCGCCGTGTCCGTCCGCACCGCCGACGACGGCGGCATCGCCATCGAGGGCACCGACGAGACCGTCAACGCCGTCGTCTCGCTGCTCGCCCGCCACCGCATCACCGCCCGCCGGCTGCGCGTCACCGAAGCCACCCTGGACGACGCCTACCTGGCCCTCACCAACGGAGCCGACCGATGA
- a CDS encoding ABC transporter ATP-binding protein, with the protein MTDTIGTPGTPGTSDTPGVGGTPGTSGAPVTGGGTPGPDEVRRGGADAFDRDDLPVDAGATGRLLRSLLAPRRARVGLAALLLLLQQAAVQAGPLLVAYAIDRAVPALRQGDHGPLVAVAAGYAVCAVGAGVFQYAFIRTSARVNQDVLLDLRGRIFRHAQALSIDFHERYTSGRLISRSTTDVESLRELLGEGLQELIGVLLSFAFISVLLLWLDLGIGAVAVASFLPLYLLVRLYRRRAAVAFSARSTAIAAVIVKFAETMNGIRPVRAFRRERANDAAFQALNHRHERRNGDAILEMARYVVGSRLVANTAVAGMVLWGAYRVATGTLALGVLAAAVLYMRRLYDPIDRLAMFLNSYQSAAASLEKIAGLLAQTPTVLEPASPRSLPPSRPGVPGRAVVFEDVRFGYRTGGEVLPRFGLDIPAGQTVAVVGSTGAGKSTLAKLLARFYDPTGGRVLLDGVDLRDLAVPELRRGVVMVTQEAFLFSGTVAENIALGRPDATREEIERAAKAIGAHDFIAGLPDGYDTDVRKRGGRISAGQRQLVAFARALLADPAVLILDEATSSLDVPGERAVQRAMDTVLNGRTAVVIAHRLSTVEIADRVLVMEGGRVVEDGSPAELLRGEGRFAGLHRAWRESLAG; encoded by the coding sequence ATGACGGACACGATCGGCACGCCGGGCACACCCGGCACGAGCGACACGCCCGGCGTCGGGGGCACGCCCGGCACGAGCGGCGCACCCGTCACCGGGGGCGGTACGCCCGGCCCGGACGAGGTGCGCCGCGGCGGGGCGGACGCGTTCGACCGGGACGACCTGCCCGTCGACGCGGGCGCCACGGGGCGGCTGTTGCGGTCGCTGCTGGCGCCCCGGCGGGCGCGGGTGGGGCTGGCCGCGTTGTTGCTGCTGCTCCAGCAGGCCGCCGTGCAGGCCGGTCCGCTGCTCGTCGCGTACGCCATCGACCGTGCCGTACCGGCCCTGCGGCAGGGGGACCACGGTCCGCTGGTCGCGGTGGCGGCCGGGTACGCGGTGTGCGCCGTGGGCGCCGGGGTCTTCCAGTACGCGTTCATCCGCACCTCCGCGCGCGTCAACCAGGACGTCCTGCTCGACCTGCGCGGGCGGATCTTCCGGCACGCGCAGGCGCTGAGCATCGACTTCCACGAGCGGTACACCTCCGGCCGGCTGATCTCGCGCTCCACCACGGACGTCGAGTCGCTGCGGGAGCTGCTCGGCGAGGGGCTCCAGGAGCTGATCGGGGTCCTCCTGTCGTTCGCCTTCATCTCGGTGCTCCTGCTCTGGCTGGACCTGGGCATCGGCGCGGTGGCGGTGGCCTCCTTCCTCCCGCTGTACCTGCTCGTCCGGCTCTACCGGCGGCGCGCGGCGGTCGCGTTCAGCGCGCGGTCGACGGCCATCGCGGCCGTCATCGTGAAGTTCGCGGAGACGATGAACGGCATCCGGCCGGTGCGCGCCTTCCGGCGGGAGCGGGCGAACGACGCGGCGTTCCAGGCGCTCAACCACCGCCACGAGCGCCGCAACGGCGACGCGATACTGGAGATGGCCCGCTATGTCGTGGGTTCCCGGCTGGTGGCGAACACGGCGGTCGCCGGCATGGTGCTGTGGGGCGCCTACCGGGTCGCGACGGGGACGCTCGCGCTCGGTGTGCTGGCGGCGGCGGTGCTGTACATGCGCCGGCTGTACGACCCGATCGACCGGCTCGCGATGTTCCTCAACTCCTACCAGTCGGCGGCGGCGTCGCTGGAGAAGATCGCCGGGCTGCTGGCGCAGACCCCCACGGTCCTGGAGCCCGCCTCGCCCCGCTCGCTGCCCCCGTCCCGGCCGGGGGTCCCGGGCCGTGCGGTCGTCTTCGAGGACGTCCGCTTCGGGTACCGCACGGGCGGCGAGGTCCTGCCGCGCTTCGGGCTGGACATCCCGGCGGGGCAGACGGTCGCGGTGGTCGGTTCGACGGGCGCGGGCAAGTCGACGCTCGCCAAGCTGCTGGCCCGGTTCTACGACCCCACCGGGGGGCGGGTCCTGCTGGACGGCGTGGACCTGCGGGACCTGGCCGTGCCGGAGCTGCGGCGCGGGGTGGTGATGGTGACGCAGGAGGCGTTCCTGTTCTCGGGGACGGTCGCGGAGAACATCGCGCTCGGGCGGCCGGACGCCACGCGCGAGGAGATCGAGCGGGCCGCGAAGGCGATCGGCGCCCATGACTTCATCGCGGGCCTCCCGGACGGCTACGACACCGACGTACGGAAGCGGGGTGGCCGGATCTCGGCCGGTCAGCGCCAGTTGGTGGCGTTCGCCCGGGCGCTGCTGGCCGACCCGGCGGTGCTGATCCTCGACGAGGCGACCAGTTCCCTGGACGTGCCCGGTGAGCGGGCGGTGCAGCGGGCCATGGACACGGTGCTGAACGGCCGGACGGCGGTGGTGATCGCCCACCGGCTGTCCACGGTGGAGATCGCGGACCGGGTGCTGGTGATGGAGGGCGGCCGTGTCGTGGAGGACGGTTCGCCGGCGGAGCTGCTCCGGGGCGAGGGCCGGTTCGCGGGGCTGCACCGGGCGTGGCGGGAGAGTCTGGCCGGGTGA
- a CDS encoding sensor histidine kinase → MTTTVEERWDQFFRWGPYALLALATAIGAATAHFFMTRTEVYAAGGLLAATVALQLWQGAPEPGHTARGQVYFTARTVLAAALTWLNPLFAIFAVIGYFDAARLLPARVTRAGLLATAVTMAGSQSGGLPPAGLVQWLLFAALLVLNVCLALLFAHLGDKEAERTAERSATITELERANTRLEQALTENAGLHAQLLVQAREAGVADERRRLAAEIHDTIAQGLTGIIAQLQAVTATQDPDAARRHLDRATALARHSLGEARRSVHDLGPAALEHGSLPDALHKTVTTWSERTGVAARFTVTGTEEALHDELAAGLLRIAEEALANTGRHAHASRAGVTLSYMGDEVTLDVRDDGRGFDPAALPPRSRTGGFGLDGMRARAARLAGSVSVESEPGAGTAVSARVPLVPHG, encoded by the coding sequence ATGACGACGACCGTCGAGGAACGATGGGACCAGTTCTTCCGCTGGGGCCCCTACGCGCTGCTGGCCCTCGCCACCGCCATCGGCGCGGCCACCGCCCACTTCTTCATGACGCGCACCGAGGTGTACGCGGCGGGCGGCCTCCTGGCCGCCACCGTCGCCCTCCAGCTGTGGCAGGGCGCGCCGGAGCCCGGCCACACCGCCCGCGGCCAGGTGTACTTCACCGCACGGACCGTGCTCGCCGCCGCCCTGACCTGGCTGAACCCGCTGTTCGCCATCTTCGCCGTCATCGGGTACTTCGACGCCGCCCGGCTGCTGCCCGCCCGGGTCACCCGCGCCGGGCTCCTGGCCACCGCCGTCACCATGGCCGGCTCCCAGTCCGGCGGGCTGCCGCCGGCCGGCCTCGTGCAGTGGCTGCTGTTCGCGGCCCTGCTGGTGCTCAACGTCTGCCTTGCCCTGCTCTTCGCCCACCTCGGCGACAAGGAGGCCGAGCGGACCGCCGAACGCTCCGCCACCATCACCGAGCTGGAACGCGCCAACACCCGCCTGGAACAGGCCCTCACCGAGAACGCGGGCCTCCACGCCCAGCTCCTCGTCCAGGCGAGGGAAGCCGGCGTCGCCGACGAGCGGCGCCGGCTGGCCGCCGAGATCCACGACACCATCGCCCAGGGCCTGACCGGCATCATCGCCCAGCTCCAGGCCGTCACCGCCACCCAGGACCCCGACGCCGCACGCCGGCACCTGGACCGCGCCACCGCGCTGGCCCGGCACAGCCTGGGCGAGGCCCGCCGCTCCGTGCACGACCTCGGCCCCGCCGCCCTGGAACACGGCAGCCTCCCCGACGCGCTGCACAAGACCGTCACCACCTGGTCCGAACGCACCGGCGTAGCCGCCCGGTTCACCGTCACCGGCACCGAGGAGGCCCTGCACGACGAGCTGGCCGCCGGCCTCCTGCGCATCGCCGAGGAGGCCCTCGCCAACACCGGCCGCCACGCCCACGCCTCCCGCGCCGGCGTCACCCTGTCCTACATGGGCGACGAGGTCACCCTCGACGTACGCGACGACGGACGCGGCTTCGACCCCGCCGCCCTGCCGCCCCGCTCCCGCACCGGCGGCTTCGGCCTCGACGGCATGCGCGCCCGGGCCGCCCGCCTCGCCGGCTCCGTCTCCGTCGAGTCCGAACCGGGCGCCGGTACGGCGGTGTCGGCTCGCGTACCGTTGGTGCCCCATGGCTGA